The proteins below are encoded in one region of Fibrella aestuarina BUZ 2:
- a CDS encoding RidA family protein — protein sequence MTTPDENFAALGLQLPPAPAPKGVYKPCLIVGNFIYVSGHGPYMPDDSLMTGRVGSDVDMDFGKAAAQQTGLAILATLKAALGSLNRIKRVVKVLGMVNAVPEFGEHPKVINGCSELFLQIWGEENGVGVRSAVGMGSLPGNISVEIEAMFELAE from the coding sequence ATGACTACTCCAGACGAAAATTTCGCGGCCCTCGGCCTCCAGCTTCCACCTGCTCCAGCACCCAAGGGCGTCTACAAACCCTGCCTGATCGTCGGCAATTTCATTTACGTATCGGGGCATGGCCCGTACATGCCCGACGACAGTCTGATGACCGGTCGCGTGGGTTCCGACGTGGACATGGACTTCGGAAAAGCGGCCGCGCAGCAAACGGGCCTGGCCATTCTGGCTACGCTCAAGGCGGCGCTCGGCAGCCTCAACCGCATCAAACGCGTGGTAAAAGTACTGGGCATGGTGAATGCCGTACCCGAGTTTGGCGAACACCCCAAAGTCATCAACGGCTGTAGCGAGCTTTTCCTACAGATCTGGGGCGAAGAAAACGGCGTCGGGGTACGTTCCGCCGTCGGGATGGGCTCGCTGCCCGGCAACATCTCCGTTGAAATCGAAGCGATGTTTGAACTAGCAGAGTAA
- a CDS encoding serine hydrolase domain-containing protein, which produces MTLPATINTTLLLGLTCVTLAVAQRKTAQKETPYFPTAQVWQHKLPSQLGLSTGAIQEAIAFHRANEIKNPRSMEQSHYQTFGKEPYGYAIGPFADRGEPSGVIVYKGYIVAEWGEPHRCDITHSVTKSFLSTVVGLAVDRGLIRSVTDTVAPYVPPIELYGQPVARPADDFGQPELLTPFETPHNRTLTWDHMLRQTSDWEGTLWGKPDWADRPDPDPAKWLNRPRNVPGTVYEYNDVRVNALALAATSVWRKPLPQVLKEQIMDPIGASTTWRWTGYRNAWIVLDGQPVQSVSGGGHWGGGLFINAYDMARFGLLTLHKGNWNGRQLLSAQWIAQATTPTPAQPTYGYMNYFLNTDRKLLPSAPASSFYHLGNGTNMVYVDAEHDLVMVVRWIDNKALDGMVKRVLAAID; this is translated from the coding sequence ATGACCTTACCCGCTACCATCAACACAACGCTGCTGTTGGGGCTGACCTGCGTGACGCTAGCGGTCGCCCAGCGCAAAACAGCCCAGAAAGAAACCCCCTATTTCCCCACGGCGCAGGTCTGGCAGCATAAGCTTCCCTCCCAACTGGGGCTGAGCACCGGCGCCATTCAGGAGGCAATCGCGTTCCATCGGGCCAACGAGATCAAAAACCCGCGCAGCATGGAGCAGTCGCACTACCAGACGTTTGGTAAAGAGCCTTACGGCTACGCGATTGGCCCCTTTGCCGACCGGGGCGAGCCGTCGGGCGTGATCGTGTACAAAGGCTATATCGTGGCGGAATGGGGCGAACCACACCGCTGCGACATCACCCATAGCGTGACCAAGAGTTTTCTCTCAACGGTCGTCGGGTTGGCCGTCGATCGGGGGCTGATCCGCAGCGTAACCGACACCGTAGCCCCGTACGTGCCGCCCATTGAACTGTACGGCCAACCGGTAGCGCGGCCCGCCGACGACTTCGGCCAGCCCGAGTTGCTTACGCCCTTCGAGACGCCTCACAACCGCACGCTTACCTGGGACCACATGCTCCGCCAGACCAGCGATTGGGAAGGTACGCTCTGGGGCAAACCCGACTGGGCCGACCGCCCCGACCCCGACCCGGCCAAGTGGCTCAACCGTCCGCGCAACGTACCTGGCACGGTTTACGAGTATAACGACGTGCGCGTTAATGCGCTCGCCCTGGCAGCAACCAGCGTCTGGCGAAAACCGCTGCCGCAGGTGTTGAAAGAGCAAATCATGGACCCCATCGGCGCGTCGACCACTTGGCGCTGGACGGGCTACCGCAACGCCTGGATTGTGCTCGACGGGCAACCGGTACAGTCGGTGAGTGGCGGCGGGCATTGGGGCGGCGGACTGTTCATCAACGCCTACGACATGGCCCGTTTTGGCTTGCTCACCCTACACAAAGGCAACTGGAACGGCCGGCAGCTGCTGTCGGCGCAGTGGATCGCGCAGGCCACGACACCGACACCGGCCCAACCCACTTACGGCTACATGAACTACTTCCTGAATACCGATCGCAAGCTGCTTCCCTCGGCGCCGGCCAGCAGTTTTTACCACCTCGGCAATGGCACCAACATGGTCTACGTCGACGCCGAACATGACCTGGTGATGGTGGTCCGCTGGATCGACAATAAAGCCCTGGATGGCATGGTAAAGCGGGTTTTAGCAGCCATCGATTAG
- a CDS encoding MG2 domain-containing protein, translated as MLHVFLNHRNYLGWLGLCLTIRSVLAQPLPQIQARFDTYRKQHLQEKLYVHTDQSVYLPGETLWFRLFYVDGSAHQPLSVSKVAYIELINTDQRAVLQHTVALGDKGGNGAMALPVSMPSGTYVLRAYTQWMRGTSPDFFFEKVITLVNPFRKPELPLPADTLSWSVQSYPEGGQLVAGLPATVAVQATDLKTGRGAAYRGVVLTQTNDTVARFTTHRFGIGTFRLTPTANTTYRLRLTDVRGRSVVRPITPAVTPEGYTMQVEAGPNEQLQVTVRSNVPGQTNAEVYLLGHTRQVIGVSDRQVLRDGQATFTVPVQQLGEGVSHLTVFTAAGQPVCERLWFRQPSASLTARLTTDKSTYAARTPVALTLATSLPSGTTATADASVAVFQLDSLAPLDPVNLPEYLWLASDLRGAVENPAYYLTQSGPDADLARNNLMLTHGWRRFRWDNVLNPTPSAIPILPESRGLTVRGRVLNARTGQPAADVPAYLSVPGQGSRLYSRRSDAAGYVRYELPQLVGPHELVLQPAQVDSSYRVDLLSPYAEPATASSLPLFDLPPTMRDALTTRSLAMQVQNHYFATTPPLPAADSSTFYGRPDEHYRLDAYTRFQTMEEVFSEYVPGIAVKRLSGGRFALRANNLPGKAFFDEPPLMLIDGVPVFDTDQLMAISPLKFRTIDVMTSRYFLGPLAYSGVLSLNSYKQDLAGYRLDPKAVVLDYDGLQARREFAAPSYSTAAQQASRLPDLRQLLYWNPQVTTQAAGKAGLTFYTSDQAGRYLVVVQALTADGRFTTASHTFTVQDVAH; from the coding sequence ATGCTGCACGTTTTCCTGAATCACCGTAACTACCTGGGTTGGCTGGGCCTGTGTCTCACCATCCGGTCGGTCTTGGCGCAACCCCTGCCGCAGATCCAGGCGCGGTTCGACACGTACCGGAAACAACACCTTCAGGAGAAACTATATGTGCACACCGATCAGTCGGTTTACCTGCCCGGCGAAACCCTCTGGTTCCGGCTGTTCTACGTCGATGGGTCGGCGCACCAACCCCTGTCAGTAAGCAAGGTAGCCTATATCGAGCTGATCAATACTGACCAGCGGGCGGTGCTTCAACATACCGTTGCGCTGGGCGACAAAGGCGGCAACGGGGCCATGGCGCTGCCCGTGTCGATGCCGTCGGGTACGTATGTGTTGCGGGCCTATACCCAGTGGATGCGGGGAACCAGCCCCGATTTTTTCTTCGAAAAGGTCATTACCCTCGTCAACCCGTTTCGTAAACCCGAGCTGCCACTCCCGGCGGATACCCTCTCCTGGTCGGTGCAGAGCTACCCCGAAGGTGGGCAACTGGTGGCAGGCCTGCCAGCCACCGTGGCGGTGCAGGCTACCGACCTCAAGACGGGGCGCGGCGCGGCCTATCGGGGCGTTGTGCTGACGCAGACCAACGACACCGTGGCCCGGTTTACCACGCATCGATTCGGGATCGGTACGTTCCGGCTGACACCCACGGCCAACACCACCTACCGCCTCCGGCTCACGGATGTGCGGGGGCGCAGTGTGGTTCGGCCCATCACGCCGGCCGTCACGCCAGAAGGGTATACCATGCAGGTCGAAGCGGGGCCGAACGAGCAGCTTCAGGTTACGGTACGGAGCAACGTACCTGGCCAGACCAACGCCGAGGTGTATCTGCTCGGCCACACGCGGCAGGTGATTGGGGTGAGTGATCGGCAGGTGCTGCGCGATGGACAGGCCACGTTCACGGTGCCCGTGCAGCAGTTGGGCGAAGGCGTGTCGCACCTTACTGTGTTCACGGCCGCGGGGCAGCCCGTTTGTGAACGGCTCTGGTTCCGCCAGCCTAGCGCCAGCCTCACGGCCCGGCTAACCACCGACAAAAGCACCTACGCCGCGCGCACGCCCGTGGCCCTGACGCTCGCCACCAGCCTGCCCAGTGGCACCACCGCTACAGCCGATGCGTCGGTTGCGGTGTTTCAACTCGATTCGCTCGCCCCACTCGATCCGGTCAACCTGCCAGAGTACCTCTGGCTCGCCTCCGACCTGCGGGGTGCGGTCGAGAACCCGGCTTACTACCTGACGCAGTCCGGCCCCGACGCCGATCTGGCCCGCAACAACCTGATGCTGACCCACGGCTGGCGCCGTTTCCGGTGGGACAACGTGCTGAACCCGACACCCAGTGCCATCCCCATCCTACCCGAGTCACGAGGCTTGACCGTCCGGGGGCGGGTGTTGAACGCCCGCACCGGCCAACCCGCTGCCGACGTACCGGCTTACCTCTCGGTGCCGGGCCAGGGGAGCCGCCTCTATAGTCGCCGCAGCGATGCGGCTGGGTACGTTCGGTATGAACTACCCCAACTGGTGGGGCCGCACGAACTGGTGCTACAACCCGCACAAGTAGATAGCAGCTACCGGGTTGACCTACTCAGTCCCTATGCTGAACCGGCGACGGCCTCATCCCTACCCCTATTCGACCTGCCCCCCACCATGCGCGACGCCCTGACGACCCGCAGCCTGGCCATGCAGGTTCAGAATCATTATTTTGCTACAACGCCGCCCCTCCCGGCAGCCGACAGCAGCACCTTCTACGGCCGCCCCGACGAACACTACCGGCTGGACGCCTACACGCGGTTTCAGACGATGGAAGAAGTGTTCAGCGAATACGTACCGGGGATAGCGGTGAAACGACTATCAGGCGGACGGTTCGCGTTACGGGCCAACAACCTGCCCGGCAAAGCCTTTTTCGACGAGCCACCGCTGATGCTGATCGACGGGGTACCTGTTTTCGATACCGATCAGCTTATGGCCATTAGCCCGCTCAAATTCCGGACCATCGACGTCATGACGAGCCGCTACTTTCTGGGACCACTGGCTTATTCGGGCGTGCTGAGCCTCAACTCCTACAAGCAGGATCTGGCGGGTTATCGTCTCGACCCCAAAGCGGTGGTGCTCGACTACGATGGCCTTCAGGCCCGCCGCGAATTTGCCGCCCCCAGCTACAGCACCGCCGCGCAGCAGGCCAGCCGCCTTCCCGATCTCCGGCAATTGCTCTATTGGAACCCGCAGGTAACCACGCAGGCGGCCGGGAAAGCGGGCCTCACGTTTTACACGTCGGATCAGGCGGGGCGTTATCTGGTAGTGGTGCAGGCCCTCACCGCCGATGGCCGCTTTACGACCGCCAGCCATACCTTTACGGTGCAGGACGTGGCGCACTGA
- a CDS encoding DUF4249 domain-containing protein — MRLTWDACRLLALFLPILLDSCVDPYRPPEITAPNRYLVVDGALTNGVSVIKLSRTQNLEEPRTPSPELKATIRVEATDGATYAFTERGQGTYALESTSLVQGKTYRVRIKTTGGSEYQSELITIQPTPKIDSISWSVENNGLQIYVNTHDPANKTRYYRWNYEDTFEFRTPYQSPYAFVNNKVVQREGPDLNHCWRTEASTRILLGSTARLSQDVVQRAPLLFIPGSSPKLAIRYSLLVRQFALSPEAYAYWDNLQKTTEQLGSLFDPLPSQVGGNFTCLTNPTEPVLGFLEGRTIEERRVFIDRPAALSLDLVRTGYEGCFLDTIPKPRQPLANFLGQVGGYAVVAPVPGSEGSYIATGVACTDCRDRGTIVKPAYWP, encoded by the coding sequence ATGCGCCTTACCTGGGATGCCTGCCGCCTGCTGGCCCTGTTCCTACCGATCCTGCTCGACAGCTGCGTAGACCCCTACCGGCCGCCCGAGATTACGGCCCCGAACCGCTATCTGGTGGTCGACGGGGCGCTGACCAACGGCGTCAGCGTAATCAAGCTGTCGCGCACGCAAAACCTGGAAGAGCCCCGCACCCCGTCGCCCGAACTCAAGGCGACGATCCGGGTCGAGGCCACCGACGGGGCTACCTACGCCTTCACCGAACGAGGGCAGGGCACCTACGCCCTCGAGTCCACCTCGCTGGTGCAGGGCAAGACGTACCGGGTACGGATCAAAACGACGGGGGGCAGCGAGTACCAGTCGGAGCTCATCACCATTCAGCCCACGCCGAAAATCGATAGCATCAGTTGGTCCGTCGAAAACAACGGGTTGCAGATTTACGTCAACACCCACGACCCGGCCAATAAGACGCGCTATTATCGCTGGAACTACGAAGACACCTTCGAATTCCGCACGCCTTATCAGTCACCCTACGCCTTTGTGAACAATAAAGTGGTACAGCGAGAAGGCCCCGACCTGAACCACTGCTGGCGCACCGAAGCGTCGACCCGCATTCTGCTGGGCTCCACGGCCCGGCTGTCGCAGGATGTCGTGCAGCGGGCGCCGCTGCTCTTCATTCCGGGCAGTTCGCCCAAACTGGCCATCCGCTATAGCCTGCTGGTGCGGCAGTTTGCGCTATCGCCCGAAGCCTACGCGTACTGGGACAACCTGCAAAAAACGACCGAGCAACTGGGTAGCCTCTTCGATCCGCTCCCGTCGCAGGTGGGGGGCAATTTCACCTGCCTGACCAACCCCACCGAGCCGGTGCTGGGCTTTCTGGAAGGCCGCACGATTGAAGAGCGCCGCGTCTTCATCGACCGCCCCGCTGCGCTCTCGCTTGATCTGGTTCGCACGGGTTATGAAGGCTGTTTTCTCGACACCATTCCCAAACCACGCCAGCCCCTGGCCAATTTTCTGGGGCAGGTGGGCGGCTACGCGGTGGTTGCCCCCGTGCCGGGCAGCGAAGGCAGCTACATCGCCACGGGGGTGGCCTGTACCGATTGCCGGGATCGGGGCACCATTGTCAAACCGGCCTACTGGCCTTAG
- a CDS encoding TonB-dependent receptor — MTNLYRLFLVVVYLGVSGWACAQTQPTVSGSFAGVPFEQFVKQVEAQTPYRFFYARRDVDSLQVRVQATNQPLAPVLNQVLAGTNLRFAIDQKQRVFITADQAIRTELPPNYFDRGAGNGPGDTVAVEFGAVRDKARLSLETRVVEIGQRANAGRGGNATLAGRIRNATTGEPAVGVTVMLDKPRTGVVTDAYGYYSLPMPRGRHELTFRSIGLLDTKRQVVIWSDGKLDLDMDEVVVPLREVTINSRKDVNVASTQMGSERLDIKTIKQVPTVLGEADLIRVVLTLPGVKSVGEGTVGFNVRGGSAGQNLILFNDATIYNPSHLFGFFSAFNPDIIKSVDLYKSAIPARFGGRLSSVLDITTRDGNKKKWVGAGGVGPVTGRLTLEGPLVTDKTSILIGGRTTYSDWLLRQLPNGTYNNGQAAFYDVNLGITHEASDKNSFYLTAYLSRDQFKIGGDSLYTYQNQVVSAKWKHVFSNKLYAVTTGTYSRYNYGVSSDKKPTEGFRFGFDIRQSAAKIDFAYFPNPSHVVDFGIGTTHYSLRPGNLQPTGEASLIQPSVVPNEQGLENAVYINDRFDVTPRLSINGGLRYSLFMNLGPSRVFTYAPNQARTERTITDTLQYGAGSTVSTNGGLEYRLGVRYLITDNLSVKASYNRMRQYLHMLSNTVAVSPLDIYKLSDTYLKPQVGDQYSLGFYQNLRASTIELSVEGYYRTLQNQLDFRSGGTLLLNQHLETDLVSAEGVAYGVEVMLKKQSGKLNGWLSYTYARSLLRTVTPYTAESVNNGSYYPSSYDKPHDVTLIGNYKINRRLSISVNATYSTGRPITLPLARYVIDGTERVFYSERNQYRIPDYFRTDLSLNIEGNHKIRKLAHSSWTLGVYNLTGRRNAYSVYFTSANGRIRGYQLSIFGQPIPTLTYNFRF; from the coding sequence GAGGCCCAGACGCCCTACCGGTTTTTCTACGCCCGCCGCGACGTCGACAGCCTTCAGGTACGTGTGCAGGCGACCAATCAGCCGCTGGCGCCCGTACTCAATCAGGTGTTGGCGGGTACGAACCTGCGCTTTGCCATCGACCAGAAACAGCGCGTATTCATCACGGCCGACCAGGCCATCCGCACTGAACTACCGCCTAATTACTTTGATCGGGGGGCGGGGAATGGGCCGGGCGACACGGTGGCGGTCGAATTTGGGGCCGTTCGCGACAAAGCCCGGTTATCCCTGGAAACGCGAGTCGTGGAGATTGGGCAGCGGGCCAACGCCGGACGCGGGGGCAATGCCACCCTGGCGGGACGGATCCGCAACGCCACCACGGGAGAACCGGCCGTGGGCGTAACGGTCATGCTCGACAAACCGCGCACGGGCGTGGTCACGGACGCCTACGGCTACTATAGCCTGCCCATGCCGCGTGGCCGACACGAGCTGACGTTTCGGAGCATTGGCCTGCTCGACACGAAGCGGCAGGTCGTGATCTGGAGCGATGGCAAGCTCGACCTCGACATGGACGAGGTCGTGGTGCCCCTGCGCGAGGTGACTATCAACTCCCGCAAAGACGTAAACGTAGCCAGCACCCAGATGGGCTCCGAACGGCTCGACATCAAGACCATTAAACAGGTACCCACCGTGTTGGGCGAAGCGGATCTCATCCGGGTGGTGCTGACCCTGCCGGGCGTTAAATCGGTGGGCGAAGGCACCGTTGGGTTCAACGTGCGGGGCGGCTCGGCGGGGCAAAACCTCATCCTGTTCAACGACGCCACCATCTACAACCCGTCGCACCTGTTCGGTTTCTTTTCAGCCTTCAACCCCGACATCATCAAAAGTGTCGATCTGTATAAAAGTGCCATTCCGGCCCGGTTTGGGGGTCGGCTGTCGTCGGTACTCGACATCACGACCCGCGACGGCAACAAGAAAAAATGGGTCGGCGCGGGTGGCGTTGGTCCCGTCACGGGGCGGCTTACGCTCGAAGGACCACTGGTAACCGACAAAACGTCCATTCTGATTGGCGGGCGCACTACCTATTCCGACTGGCTGCTGCGCCAATTGCCCAACGGCACCTATAACAACGGCCAGGCCGCTTTTTACGACGTGAATCTGGGCATTACGCACGAAGCCAGCGACAAAAACAGCTTTTACCTGACTGCCTACCTCAGCCGCGATCAGTTCAAAATTGGCGGCGACAGCCTGTATACCTATCAGAACCAGGTTGTTTCGGCCAAATGGAAGCACGTCTTTTCCAACAAGCTGTACGCGGTCACGACGGGCACCTACAGCCGCTACAACTACGGCGTGTCGAGCGACAAAAAGCCGACGGAGGGTTTCCGCTTCGGGTTCGACATTCGGCAGAGTGCGGCTAAGATCGACTTTGCCTACTTCCCGAATCCCAGTCACGTGGTCGATTTCGGTATTGGCACCACGCACTACAGCCTGCGGCCCGGCAACCTGCAACCCACCGGCGAGGCCTCGCTCATTCAGCCGTCGGTGGTACCCAACGAACAGGGCCTCGAAAACGCGGTGTACATCAACGACCGTTTCGACGTGACGCCCCGGCTGTCGATCAACGGGGGGCTGCGCTATTCGCTGTTCATGAACCTTGGCCCAAGCCGCGTCTTTACCTACGCCCCCAACCAGGCCCGCACCGAACGCACCATCACCGACACGCTCCAGTATGGGGCGGGAAGTACGGTATCCACCAACGGGGGGCTCGAATACCGGCTGGGCGTGCGCTACCTGATCACCGATAACCTGTCGGTGAAAGCCAGCTACAACCGCATGCGCCAGTACCTGCACATGCTGTCGAATACCGTAGCCGTTTCGCCGCTCGATATCTACAAGCTGAGCGACACGTACCTGAAACCGCAGGTGGGCGATCAGTATTCGCTTGGGTTTTACCAGAACCTGCGGGCCAGCACCATCGAGCTGTCGGTGGAGGGGTATTACCGCACCCTGCAAAACCAGCTCGATTTCCGGAGCGGGGGTACGTTGCTGCTCAACCAACACCTGGAAACCGATCTGGTAAGCGCTGAGGGGGTGGCTTATGGTGTGGAGGTGATGCTCAAAAAGCAAAGCGGCAAACTCAACGGCTGGCTCAGCTACACCTACGCCCGCTCGCTCCTGCGCACTGTGACGCCCTACACGGCCGAATCGGTCAACAACGGCAGCTATTACCCGAGCAGCTACGATAAACCCCACGACGTCACGCTGATTGGCAATTACAAGATCAACCGGCGGCTGAGCATCTCGGTCAATGCCACCTACAGCACCGGCCGGCCCATTACGCTCCCACTGGCCCGGTACGTGATCGACGGCACCGAGCGGGTCTTTTATTCGGAACGCAATCAGTATCGTATTCCCGACTATTTCCGCACCGACCTGTCGCTGAACATCGAAGGCAACCACAAAATCAGGAAGCTGGCGCACAGCTCCTGGACGCTGGGCGTGTATAACCTGACGGGCCGTCGCAACGCCTATTCGGTTTATTTCACGTCGGCAAACGGGCGCATCCGGGGGTATCAACTTTCCATCTTTGGCCAGCCCATTCCAACGCTGACCTACAACTTTCGCTTCTGA